Within the Achromobacter spanius genome, the region TTCGAATTTCTCCTTAGGCCACGTAGCACAGCACTTCGCCGCCGACGCCGTTGGCGCGAGCCTTACGGTCGGTCATGACGCCGCGCGAGGTCGAAACGATAGCCACGCCCAGGCCGTTCATGACCTGAGGAATGCTGGTACGGCCCTTGTAGATACGCAGACCGGGGCGCGAAACGCGTTCAATGCGCTCGATAACCGGACGGCCAGCGTAGTACTTCAGGGTGATCTCGAGCTCAGGCTTGGCCTGGGTGCCCTTGATTTCAAAGCTGTCGATGTAGCCTTCGTCTTTCAGCACAGCGGCAATAGCCGCCTTCAGCTTCGAGGAGGGCATGCTCACCGTAACTTTGTCCACTTGCTGCGCATTGCGAATGCGGGTCAGCATATCGGCGATGGGATCGCTCATGCTCATAATGTATCTCCTACCAGCTGGCCTTGGTGATGCCGGGGATTTCGCCCTTCATCGCCATTTCACGCAGTTTGTGACGCGTCAGGCCGAACTTGCGGAACACACCGCGCGGACGACCGGTGACCACGCAACGGTTACGTTGGCGCGTCGGATTGGCATTGCGCGGCAGCTGTTGCAGCTTGAGCCGAGCTTGGTAACGTTCTTCGTCGGTCTTCGACTGGTCGTCGATGATCGCCTTCAACTCAGCGCGCTTGGCAGCGAACTTGTCAGCCAGCTTGGCGCGCTTGATGTCGCGATTGATGAGGGAAAGTTTAGCCACGTCATCAGCCCCTTAGTTACGGAACGGGAAGCTGAAGGCCGTCAACAGCGCCTTGGCTTCTTCGTCGGTCTTCGCGGAGGTGGTGATGCTGATGTTCAGCCCACGCAGCGCGTCGATCTTGTCGTACTCGATTTCGGGGAAAATGATTTGCTCTTTCACCCCGATGTTGTAGTTGCCACGGCCGTCAAATGCACGACCCGAGATACCACGGAAGTCGCGCACGCGAGGCAGCGCGACCGCAACGAGGCGATCCAGGAATTCGTACATGCGTTGACCACGCAACGTGACCATGCAACCAATCGGGTAGTTTTCGCGGATCTTGAAACCGGCGATAGCCTTCTTGGTCTTCGTCACGACAGGCTTTTGGCCAGCGATCTTGGTCAGGTCCGACACCGCGTGTTCGATAACCTTCTTATCGGACACGGCTTCCGAGACACCCATGTTCAGGGTGATCTTGGTGATGCGCGGCACTTCCATGACGCTCTTGTAGCCAAACTTGGCCTGCAGGTCGCCAGCGACCTTGCTCTTGTAGAAATCTTGCAAACGAGACATGTCTATCGCCCCTTACGCCTTGGCGCCGACAACGGCACCATTGGAACGGAACACGCGGACCTTGCGACCTTCGACTTCTTGAACGCCCACGCGGTCGCCACGACCGGTTGCGGGGTTGAAGAGCGCCACATTCGAGATGTGGATCGGCATGGTCTTTTCGACAATCCCGCCCGGGTTGTTAGCCATCGGGTTGGCTTTCACGTGCTTCTTGGCAACGTTGACGCCTTCGACCAGAACGTGGTCGGCATCAACACGTGCCAGCACGGTACCGCGACGCTTCTTGTCGCGGCCGGTCAGGACGATGACTTCGTCGCCTTTACGAATGTTGTTCATCGTAGGGCTCCTTACAGCACTTCCGGGGCCAACGACACGATCTTCATGAACTTCTCGGTACGCAGTTCACGCGTAACGGGTCCGAAGATGCGGGTGCCGATGGGCTCCAGCTTGGCGTTGAGCAATACGGCGGCATTGCCACCGAACTTAATCAGCGAACCGTCTTTACGGCGCACGCCCTTGGCGGTACGAACCACCACGGCATTGTAAATTTCGCCTTTCTTGACGCGTCCGCGCGGAGCCGCATCTTTGACGCTCACCTTGATGATGTCGCCGATACCGGCATAACGGCGCTTGGAGCCACCGAGCACCTTAATGCACATGACATGACGCGCACCAGTGTTATCGGCCACGTCCAGCGTGGTCTGCATTTGGATCATGATTTTTCCTGTTCCAAC harbors:
- the rpsN gene encoding 30S ribosomal protein S14; its protein translation is MAKLSLINRDIKRAKLADKFAAKRAELKAIIDDQSKTDEERYQARLKLQQLPRNANPTRQRNRCVVTGRPRGVFRKFGLTRHKLREMAMKGEIPGITKASW
- the rpsH gene encoding 30S ribosomal protein S8 gives rise to the protein MSMSDPIADMLTRIRNAQQVDKVTVSMPSSKLKAAIAAVLKDEGYIDSFEIKGTQAKPELEITLKYYAGRPVIERIERVSRPGLRIYKGRTSIPQVMNGLGVAIVSTSRGVMTDRKARANGVGGEVLCYVA
- the rplN gene encoding 50S ribosomal protein L14 produces the protein MIQMQTTLDVADNTGARHVMCIKVLGGSKRRYAGIGDIIKVSVKDAAPRGRVKKGEIYNAVVVRTAKGVRRKDGSLIKFGGNAAVLLNAKLEPIGTRIFGPVTRELRTEKFMKIVSLAPEVL
- the rplE gene encoding 50S ribosomal protein L5, translated to MSRLQDFYKSKVAGDLQAKFGYKSVMEVPRITKITLNMGVSEAVSDKKVIEHAVSDLTKIAGQKPVVTKTKKAIAGFKIRENYPIGCMVTLRGQRMYEFLDRLVAVALPRVRDFRGISGRAFDGRGNYNIGVKEQIIFPEIEYDKIDALRGLNISITTSAKTDEEAKALLTAFSFPFRN
- the rplX gene encoding 50S ribosomal protein L24, translating into MNNIRKGDEVIVLTGRDKKRRGTVLARVDADHVLVEGVNVAKKHVKANPMANNPGGIVEKTMPIHISNVALFNPATGRGDRVGVQEVEGRKVRVFRSNGAVVGAKA